The proteins below are encoded in one region of Sphingobacterium sp. R2:
- a CDS encoding NAD(P)/FAD-dependent oxidoreductase, producing the protein MQKEIEIAIPPEKMEDGHYILQQGIKTLRVQPQQIKGYKIRKRSIDARSRQVIYRTRIIYYIDELPIPEIYENNFKSVKDGKSVIIVGAGPAGIFAAIRCIERGLKPIVIERGKKVQDRRRDLAKLNREGIVNPESNYCFGEGGAGTYSDGKLYTRSNKRGDVDKVLKLFVSHGATTDILVNARPHIGTNKLPHIIEAMRDSILEFGGEFHFDQRVDDILESFGQVRGVKLASGEHIKADHVIVATGHSARDIFELFHRNNWLIEAKPFALGVRIEHPQKIIDQAQYHCQVRSEHLPPAYYSLVEQVNDRGVFSFCMCPGGVIAPCATDLNEIVVNGWSPSKRNNPHANSGTVIQINLADVADAQTDPFALLNFQKEIEQKAFAIGGGNLIAPAQRMVDFVEGRVSFDLPENSYKPGTASADLTEVLPSFVHKALQGALPIFGKKMKGYYTNEAILVGVESRTSSPIRIPRNKEDLQHPQVKGLYPCGEGAGYAGGIISAAIDGINCVDAIDLN; encoded by the coding sequence ATGCAAAAAGAAATTGAAATTGCGATACCACCTGAAAAAATGGAGGATGGACACTATATTCTACAACAAGGTATAAAGACCCTACGCGTTCAACCCCAGCAAATCAAAGGATACAAAATCAGAAAACGTTCAATTGATGCCCGCAGTAGGCAGGTAATCTATCGCACCCGCATTATTTACTACATCGATGAACTGCCTATCCCTGAAATCTACGAAAATAATTTCAAGTCTGTCAAAGATGGAAAATCGGTTATTATTGTAGGCGCAGGGCCTGCTGGTATATTTGCCGCGATCCGCTGCATTGAACGTGGCCTCAAACCAATTGTCATTGAGCGTGGTAAGAAAGTACAAGACCGTAGACGTGATCTTGCGAAGCTAAATCGTGAAGGCATTGTAAATCCCGAATCGAATTACTGCTTTGGTGAAGGTGGCGCGGGGACATACTCGGATGGAAAACTATATACACGTTCCAATAAAAGGGGGGATGTAGACAAAGTTCTCAAACTATTTGTCTCTCATGGTGCCACCACAGATATTCTAGTCAATGCCCGACCACACATTGGCACAAACAAACTACCGCATATTATTGAAGCCATGCGCGACAGTATCCTTGAGTTTGGTGGTGAATTTCACTTTGACCAGCGTGTGGACGACATTTTAGAATCTTTTGGGCAAGTTCGTGGCGTCAAGTTAGCCAGTGGCGAACACATCAAAGCCGATCACGTTATCGTAGCGACAGGGCACTCTGCTCGCGATATTTTCGAGCTTTTCCACCGTAATAATTGGCTGATTGAAGCCAAACCATTTGCTTTAGGAGTGCGCATCGAGCATCCTCAGAAAATTATTGATCAGGCACAGTACCACTGTCAGGTTAGAAGCGAGCATTTGCCGCCTGCCTATTACAGCTTAGTGGAACAGGTTAATGACCGTGGTGTATTTTCTTTCTGCATGTGCCCTGGAGGTGTCATTGCTCCCTGTGCGACTGATTTAAACGAAATTGTTGTCAATGGATGGTCCCCATCTAAACGAAATAACCCGCACGCTAATTCAGGCACTGTTATCCAAATAAACCTAGCGGATGTTGCCGACGCACAAACAGATCCGTTTGCATTACTCAATTTTCAGAAGGAGATTGAACAAAAAGCTTTTGCGATAGGCGGTGGCAACCTGATTGCTCCAGCACAACGCATGGTTGATTTCGTCGAAGGTCGGGTGTCTTTCGACTTACCAGAGAATTCTTACAAACCCGGAACAGCCTCCGCAGACCTAACCGAAGTATTGCCGTCTTTTGTTCACAAAGCCTTACAAGGTGCTTTGCCTATCTTTGGCAAAAAGATGAAAGGTTATTACACCAATGAAGCTATTTTGGTTGGGGTCGAATCCCGTACGTCTTCACCGATCCGTATTCCTAGAAATAAAGAAGATTTACAACATCCTCAGGTCAAGGGGCTTTATCCGTGTGGTGAGGGTGCTGGTTATGCCGGAGGTATCATTTCTGCTGCAATAGATGGTATTAATTGCGTTGATGCGATCGATTTAAATTAA
- the sufD gene encoding Fe-S cluster assembly protein SufD: MSTLVSESLLQQVLGAYNEQGVSDEPSFFVQARQLAFERFEAAGFPTVKNEEWKYTNIHSIINKSYALDVDVDIEGLDFSAGEIPKLDAYRIILVNGQYVLAVSELESVKGLSVVPMDEAVSDPAFEAHFAKYADKSDNIMVALNTAAFTNGVFIHVKKGTVIDKPIQIIHVATGKEDFFAQTRNLIVVEPNAELELIESFITADGTANNVHNKVSEIIVKENAKMQHYYLQLAGSVSRYFNHTEVHQEKYSLYNNYNCNFPGAPFIRNNINVRLDAENVESHLYGINLTAGEQLVDNHTIVDHLKPHCESYEWYKNITQDKSVAVFNGKIFVREDAQKTNAFQQNNNMLMSDNSAVYTKPQLEIFADDVKCSHGCTIGQFDNEALFYLRARGIGEESARILLVHAFAFDVTTRFSNEIVRKYVEELVEESLRTS; the protein is encoded by the coding sequence ATGAGTACATTAGTTTCAGAATCATTACTTCAACAAGTGTTGGGAGCATACAATGAGCAAGGCGTTTCGGACGAACCTTCGTTTTTTGTACAGGCCCGTCAACTTGCATTCGAGCGTTTCGAAGCAGCAGGCTTTCCCACCGTTAAGAATGAAGAATGGAAATATACAAACATCCACAGTATTATCAATAAGTCCTATGCGCTTGATGTTGATGTGGATATCGAAGGTTTAGACTTTAGTGCTGGTGAGATCCCTAAGCTGGATGCCTATCGCATTATCTTGGTAAATGGCCAATATGTATTGGCAGTAAGCGAACTAGAGAGTGTGAAAGGACTTTCGGTTGTTCCTATGGATGAGGCCGTGTCGGACCCTGCTTTTGAAGCGCATTTTGCCAAGTATGCCGATAAGTCAGACAATATTATGGTAGCGCTGAATACCGCTGCTTTCACGAATGGTGTTTTTATCCATGTAAAGAAAGGCACCGTAATTGATAAACCCATTCAGATTATTCATGTGGCAACAGGTAAGGAGGATTTCTTTGCACAAACACGTAATTTGATTGTTGTCGAACCAAATGCAGAGCTAGAGTTGATCGAAAGCTTCATCACTGCAGATGGTACTGCAAATAACGTTCACAATAAGGTTTCTGAGATTATCGTTAAAGAGAATGCAAAGATGCAACATTATTATTTGCAACTCGCTGGATCTGTAAGCCGATACTTTAATCATACAGAGGTACACCAAGAAAAATATAGCCTTTATAATAATTACAATTGTAATTTCCCTGGAGCACCATTTATTCGTAATAATATCAATGTACGTTTGGATGCAGAAAATGTGGAAAGCCATTTATATGGCATTAACTTAACTGCTGGAGAGCAACTGGTCGATAATCATACTATTGTAGATCATCTTAAGCCGCACTGTGAGTCTTACGAATGGTATAAGAATATTACGCAGGATAAATCCGTTGCTGTTTTCAATGGGAAAATTTTTGTTCGCGAAGATGCTCAAAAAACCAATGCTTTTCAACAGAACAATAACATGTTGATGTCAGATAATTCAGCTGTGTACACTAAGCCACAGTTGGAGATCTTTGCAGATGACGTAAAATGTTCGCATGGGTGTACGATTGGTCAGTTTGACAACGAAGCGCTGTTTTATCTAAGAGCAAGAGGGATTGGTGAAGAATCTGCACGTATCCTGTTGGTTCATGCCTTTGCATTTGATGTAACCACACGTTTCTCTAACGAAATTGTTCGGAAATATGTTGAAGAGCTTGTAGAGGAAAGCCTGAGAACAAGTTAA
- the sufC gene encoding Fe-S cluster assembly ATPase SufC yields MLSIKNLHASVEDKQILKGLNLEVKAGEIHAIMGPNGAGKSTLGNVLAGRESYEVNGGSALLDGIDLLDLSPEDRAREGLFLAFQYPIEIPGVSNINFLKTAVNDIREYKGLPPMEAKEFLQMVKDKQKLVEFSANLANRSLNEGFSGGEKKRNEIFQLAMLNPKLSILDETDSGLDIDALRIVANGVNQLRSKDNAFIVITHYQRLLDYIVPDFVHVLYNGRIVKSGPKELALELEEKGYDWLKEYDTQNA; encoded by the coding sequence ATGTTAAGCATTAAAAATTTACATGCGTCTGTAGAAGACAAACAAATATTAAAAGGGTTAAACCTAGAAGTAAAAGCTGGAGAAATTCACGCGATTATGGGGCCAAATGGTGCTGGTAAAAGTACTTTGGGCAATGTATTGGCTGGACGTGAATCGTATGAAGTAAATGGAGGTTCGGCACTATTGGATGGTATAGATTTATTGGATCTTTCACCCGAGGATCGTGCACGTGAAGGGCTGTTCTTGGCTTTTCAATACCCTATTGAAATTCCGGGTGTATCGAATATCAATTTCTTGAAGACAGCTGTAAATGATATCCGCGAATACAAAGGGCTTCCTCCGATGGAAGCAAAGGAATTTTTACAGATGGTTAAAGACAAGCAAAAATTAGTAGAGTTTTCAGCTAATTTAGCTAACCGTTCTTTAAACGAAGGGTTTTCCGGCGGTGAGAAAAAGCGTAACGAGATTTTTCAATTGGCCATGTTAAATCCAAAATTGTCTATTTTGGATGAGACGGATTCTGGTTTGGATATCGATGCACTTCGTATCGTTGCAAACGGTGTGAATCAATTGCGCTCTAAAGACAATGCTTTTATTGTTATTACACATTACCAACGTCTGTTGGATTATATCGTTCCAGATTTTGTTCACGTATTGTATAATGGCCGTATCGTGAAATCGGGACCTAAAGAATTGGCTTTGGAGCTCGAAGAAAAAGGATACGATTGGTTAAAAGAATATGATACACAAAACGCCTAA
- the sufB gene encoding Fe-S cluster assembly protein SufB, with product MSTKDDDLLKELELEEYKYGFTTDIEMEIAAKGLSEDTVRFISAKKNEPEWLLEWRLKAFRHFLTLKMPTWQNFKAPEIDFQEISYYAAPKAKPQLNSMDEVDPELIATFEKLGIPLDEQKVLAGVVAVDAVFDSVSVKTTFREKLKEQGVIFCSFGEAVQEHPELVKKYLGTVVPQTDNIYAALNSAVFSDGSFVYVPKGVRCPMELSTYFRINAQNTGQFERTLIVADEGAYVSYLEGCTAPMRDENQLHAAVVELIAERDAEIKYSTVQNWYPGDKDGKGGIYNFVTKRGICKGDNSKISWTQVETGSAITWKYPGVILKGNNSIGEFYSVAMTRNYQVADTGTKMIHLGKNTKSKIVSKGISAGKSHNSYRGLVKIGPNADNSRNFTQCDSLLIGDKCGAHTFPYIENRNKTAKLEHEATTSKIGEDQVFYLNQRGIDSEKAVGLIVNGYAKEVLNQLPMEFAVEAQKLLAISLEGSVG from the coding sequence ATGAGTACTAAAGACGACGATTTGTTAAAAGAGCTGGAGCTCGAAGAATATAAATACGGGTTCACGACAGATATTGAAATGGAAATTGCAGCCAAAGGCCTTAGTGAGGATACGGTGCGTTTTATTTCGGCAAAGAAGAATGAGCCTGAATGGTTATTGGAGTGGCGATTAAAAGCTTTCCGTCATTTCTTGACGTTGAAAATGCCTACTTGGCAAAATTTTAAAGCTCCTGAAATTGATTTTCAAGAGATTTCTTACTACGCAGCTCCTAAAGCAAAACCACAGCTGAATTCAATGGATGAAGTTGATCCTGAATTAATTGCTACTTTCGAGAAATTGGGGATTCCTTTGGATGAGCAGAAAGTATTAGCTGGGGTTGTTGCCGTAGATGCTGTCTTTGATTCAGTATCCGTCAAAACAACGTTTCGTGAGAAGTTAAAAGAACAAGGAGTCATTTTCTGTTCATTTGGTGAAGCTGTGCAAGAGCACCCAGAGTTGGTAAAAAAATATTTAGGCACAGTTGTCCCACAGACAGACAATATCTATGCGGCCTTGAATTCTGCTGTTTTCTCCGATGGTTCATTTGTTTATGTCCCAAAAGGAGTAAGATGTCCGATGGAATTATCGACCTATTTCCGTATCAATGCACAAAATACTGGACAGTTTGAGCGTACGTTGATCGTTGCGGATGAAGGGGCTTATGTATCTTATTTGGAGGGATGTACAGCGCCTATGCGTGATGAAAATCAACTGCATGCTGCAGTCGTTGAACTGATTGCGGAACGCGATGCGGAGATTAAATATTCAACAGTACAGAACTGGTATCCTGGTGATAAGGATGGAAAAGGCGGGATTTATAATTTTGTGACTAAACGTGGAATCTGTAAGGGGGACAACAGTAAAATTTCCTGGACTCAGGTAGAAACTGGTTCTGCAATTACGTGGAAATATCCGGGGGTGATTTTAAAAGGTAATAACTCGATTGGTGAATTTTACTCTGTGGCCATGACGCGTAATTATCAGGTGGCCGATACAGGTACGAAAATGATTCATTTGGGCAAGAACACAAAATCTAAAATTGTCTCTAAAGGTATCTCTGCCGGTAAGAGCCACAACAGTTATAGAGGTTTGGTAAAGATTGGACCGAATGCAGACAATTCGCGTAATTTTACACAATGTGATTCCTTATTGATTGGTGATAAATGCGGAGCGCATACGTTCCCTTATATCGAAAATAGAAATAAGACGGCTAAGTTAGAGCATGAAGCGACTACTTCTAAAATTGGTGAAGACCAAGTATTCTATTTGAATCAGCGTGGTATAGATTCAGAAAAAGCTGTTGGTCTAATTGTCAATGGTTATGCGAAGGAAGTATTAAATCAGTTGCCGATGGAGTTTGCGGTAGAGGCTCAAAAATTATTGGCAATTTCATTAGAAGGTTCAGTAGGATAG
- a CDS encoding Lrp/AsnC family transcriptional regulator, whose protein sequence is MPFAPDKTDLKILKLLQENGRITNLQLASSIGLSPAPTLERVRKLENSGFIKSYHAFVDEEKLGLGIKSFIQISLDFHTHNAIPEFVAAVKMIPEVTECHHVTGNCDFILKVYVKDIKAYEGVIMEKISKIPFVKTFQTMMIMSTSKKEPIIPLEY, encoded by the coding sequence ATGCCCTTTGCACCGGACAAAACAGATTTAAAAATTCTTAAACTATTACAAGAGAATGGTCGTATAACAAATTTGCAGCTCGCTTCCAGCATTGGACTTTCTCCCGCTCCAACATTAGAGCGCGTGCGAAAGCTGGAAAATTCAGGCTTCATCAAAAGTTATCATGCGTTTGTAGACGAAGAGAAGTTAGGTCTTGGAATCAAATCGTTCATTCAAATCTCACTCGACTTCCATACACACAATGCGATACCGGAGTTTGTTGCCGCAGTAAAAATGATACCTGAAGTAACCGAGTGCCACCACGTTACAGGAAATTGCGATTTCATCCTCAAAGTTTACGTGAAAGATATCAAAGCTTATGAAGGCGTTATTATGGAAAAAATATCCAAAATCCCTTTTGTAAAGACATTCCAAACCATGATGATTATGTCTACAAGTAAAAAAGAGCCTATTATTCCTTTGGAATATTAA
- the ung gene encoding uracil-DNA glycosylase, translating into MEKQYDDSWAPVLKPLFAQPYMKQLSTFVQGERRQKKVFPPAGLVMNAFKLTPLDEVKVVILGQDPYHNDGQAHGLSFSVPEGIAVPPSLKNIFKELQDDIPGFVEPQSGNLTSWAKQGVLLLNATLTVEAHRAASHQKKGWEIFTDSIIHAISEHCDHVVFLLWGSYAQKKNVLIDAKKHLILTTVHPSPLSVYRGFFGSKHFSKANEYLVAQGKTAIDWRLV; encoded by the coding sequence ATGGAAAAGCAATATGATGATTCTTGGGCGCCTGTGTTAAAGCCGTTGTTCGCCCAACCTTATATGAAACAGTTGTCTACTTTTGTACAAGGGGAGCGTCGACAAAAGAAAGTGTTTCCACCGGCAGGTCTTGTGATGAATGCTTTTAAACTGACCCCACTGGATGAAGTGAAAGTTGTCATTTTAGGACAAGATCCTTACCATAATGACGGACAGGCGCATGGACTATCTTTTTCTGTTCCGGAAGGAATTGCGGTGCCGCCGTCCTTAAAAAATATTTTCAAGGAATTGCAAGATGACATCCCTGGTTTTGTTGAGCCACAATCTGGCAATTTGACTTCTTGGGCCAAACAAGGAGTGCTGCTATTGAATGCGACGTTGACCGTAGAAGCACATCGCGCAGCATCCCATCAAAAGAAAGGTTGGGAGATTTTTACAGACAGCATTATTCACGCCATTTCGGAGCATTGTGATCACGTCGTATTTCTATTATGGGGAAGTTATGCCCAAAAGAAAAATGTGCTTATTGATGCGAAAAAACACCTTATCCTAACGACGGTACACCCCTCACCCTTATCTGTTTATCGCGGTTTTTTTGGTAGCAAGCACTTTTCGAAAGCAAACGAATACTTGGTTGCGCAGGGTAAAACTGCAATTGATTGGCGACTGGTTTAA
- a CDS encoding DUF2892 domain-containing protein: MSNLVRIIICSALLIGTVALFWTGNWGWGILGIFVTILGFVTVFFHEYMLIAQWHMRKQNMVAAEKWLGKITNYEKQLIPQQHGYYNMLIGLIESQRAPMQSEKYFKKALALGLHMDHNIALAKLSLAGVAMAKRNKREAEKLLQEAKKADKNKLLADQIKMMKDQMGMMDRQQIRYNR; this comes from the coding sequence ATGTCAAATCTCGTTAGAATCATTATTTGCAGTGCATTGCTTATCGGAACAGTTGCCTTATTCTGGACTGGGAACTGGGGCTGGGGAATATTAGGTATTTTCGTCACAATTTTAGGCTTCGTTACTGTATTTTTCCATGAATATATGCTGATTGCGCAATGGCATATGCGTAAACAAAATATGGTCGCAGCAGAAAAATGGCTAGGAAAAATCACCAACTACGAAAAGCAATTGATTCCACAACAGCACGGTTACTACAATATGCTGATTGGGCTGATCGAATCACAACGTGCACCCATGCAATCTGAAAAATATTTTAAGAAAGCATTGGCGCTGGGTTTACATATGGACCATAATATTGCTTTAGCAAAATTAAGCCTGGCCGGGGTAGCAATGGCAAAACGCAATAAGCGTGAAGCAGAAAAACTTCTTCAAGAAGCGAAAAAAGCAGATAAAAACAAATTATTGGCGGATCAGATCAAGATGATGAAAGATCAGATGGGCATGATGGATAGGCAGCAGATCCGATATAATCGATAA
- a CDS encoding DUF4293 domain-containing protein: protein MIQRIQTVYLLIAGLVIFGLFLFPYVNYSDLVGLGKNVKVTGVYGVAAGQSVHEGGFVYILQTVATVLLGGLPIFTIFKFKKRKVQLLLIWVEIVAIILFAIWLYSSASTHLATVSQFLGAGNIGVGFFLLPISIIFCALAMGGVRKDEKLIRSADRLRA, encoded by the coding sequence ATGATTCAACGTATCCAAACTGTTTATTTGCTGATAGCAGGACTAGTTATATTCGGCTTGTTTCTATTTCCCTATGTTAATTATAGTGATTTAGTGGGTTTAGGAAAAAATGTAAAAGTAACTGGCGTGTATGGTGTGGCTGCAGGCCAGTCTGTACATGAAGGGGGCTTCGTGTACATCCTTCAGACTGTAGCAACCGTTTTGTTGGGAGGGCTTCCGATATTTACGATATTTAAGTTTAAAAAACGTAAAGTTCAACTTTTGCTAATCTGGGTGGAGATTGTGGCGATTATATTATTTGCAATATGGTTATATTCATCTGCAAGTACCCATCTAGCCACAGTAAGCCAATTTTTGGGTGCTGGAAATATCGGCGTGGGATTCTTTTTATTGCCAATTTCGATTATTTTCTGTGCGTTAGCCATGGGAGGCGTGCGTAAAGATGAAAAGTTAATCCGATCTGCGGATCGCTTACGGGCATAA